A genomic window from Nicotiana sylvestris chromosome 11, ASM39365v2, whole genome shotgun sequence includes:
- the LOC104227502 gene encoding NEDD8-conjugating enzyme Ubc12-like isoform X1: MERIQKLRERETSENEHWTMINLIKAKEKQMEAAANADKPPVKEQTATHLRLQRDISELNLPPTCTIEFPNGKDDLMYFEVSIIPDEGYYMGGTFPFSFQIPPLYPHDAPKVKCKIKVYHPNIDVEGNVCLNILREDWKPVLNINAIIYGLYHLFTEPNPDDPLNHEAAEQLRDTPGDFEYDVRTTMEGGGKGNIYYDRCI; the protein is encoded by the exons ATGGAGAGAATACAGAAGCTGAGAGAGAGAGAAACTTCTGAAAATGAACACT GGACCATGATTAATTTgattaaagcaaaggaaaagcagATGGAAGCTGCTGCAAATGCAGACAAACCACCAGTTAAGGAGCAAACTGCAACACATTTACGTCTTCAAAGAG atATTAGTGAGCTAAATCTACCCCCAACATGTACCATAGAATTTCCAAACGGAAAAGATGACCTCATGTACTTTGAAGTCTCCATTATCCCTGATGAAGGATATTATAT GGGTGGGACATTTCCATTCTCTTTCCAAATTCCTCCGCTCTATCCTCATGACGCTCCAAAGGTTAAGTGCAAGATCAAG GTCTACCACCCGAATATTGACGTGGAAGGAAATGTGTGTCTGAACATTCTTCGAGAGGACTGGAAACCTGTGCTTAATATCAACGCAATAATCTATGGCTTATATCATTTGTTCACG GAACCAAATCCAGATGATCCCCTAAATCATGAAGCAGCTGAGCAGCTGAGAGACACACCAGGGGATTTCGAGTACGACGTTAGGACGACAATGGAAGGAGGAGGTAAAGGCAACATATACTATGATCGCTGCATATAG
- the LOC104227502 gene encoding NEDD8-conjugating enzyme Ubc12-like isoform X2 produces MINLIKAKEKQMEAAANADKPPVKEQTATHLRLQRDISELNLPPTCTIEFPNGKDDLMYFEVSIIPDEGYYMGGTFPFSFQIPPLYPHDAPKVKCKIKVYHPNIDVEGNVCLNILREDWKPVLNINAIIYGLYHLFTEPNPDDPLNHEAAEQLRDTPGDFEYDVRTTMEGGGKGNIYYDRCI; encoded by the exons ATGATTAATTTgattaaagcaaaggaaaagcagATGGAAGCTGCTGCAAATGCAGACAAACCACCAGTTAAGGAGCAAACTGCAACACATTTACGTCTTCAAAGAG atATTAGTGAGCTAAATCTACCCCCAACATGTACCATAGAATTTCCAAACGGAAAAGATGACCTCATGTACTTTGAAGTCTCCATTATCCCTGATGAAGGATATTATAT GGGTGGGACATTTCCATTCTCTTTCCAAATTCCTCCGCTCTATCCTCATGACGCTCCAAAGGTTAAGTGCAAGATCAAG GTCTACCACCCGAATATTGACGTGGAAGGAAATGTGTGTCTGAACATTCTTCGAGAGGACTGGAAACCTGTGCTTAATATCAACGCAATAATCTATGGCTTATATCATTTGTTCACG GAACCAAATCCAGATGATCCCCTAAATCATGAAGCAGCTGAGCAGCTGAGAGACACACCAGGGGATTTCGAGTACGACGTTAGGACGACAATGGAAGGAGGAGGTAAAGGCAACATATACTATGATCGCTGCATATAG